A window from Luteibacter flocculans encodes these proteins:
- a CDS encoding Y-family DNA polymerase codes for MLWACLRFPGLAFSAAFAATPEAGPSALLDHKARQRLIAMANDEAVGLGIRRGQSLAAARALCPALEVKPRDTDAEARLLGELAAWCYQFSGHVSLVPPHAILMEVGASLRLFDGWPVLAERLRQGLLEQGHAHTLAVTPFAAASWVFAASADGMVLPEREGVRRMLEALPLKQSGLPTATVSSLQAMGFRRLEDVFRLPRPELTRRIGREGVNWLDRIRGQAADALPAWHPPANFQQKIEFDGELDGSQPLLFPLRRLTRSLANLLAARDGGVQRFTLTLEHARDEATRVVVAMATPQRDAERLFELARTRLERTSLPAPARAIELDAEELPIFRPPLRDLFEPVRGDGLDWPTLDERLRARLGDAALRQIALVADHRPERAWRHGTPTGAVSPPRARRPLWLLPRPLPLRPNPTAVLAGPERIESGWWDGGDTRRDYYIVRTVEGQQAWAYLPVGTLDGWMLHGWFA; via the coding sequence ATGCTTTGGGCCTGTCTCCGTTTTCCCGGCCTGGCGTTCTCCGCCGCCTTCGCCGCGACACCGGAGGCAGGCCCTTCTGCCCTGCTCGACCACAAGGCTCGCCAACGCCTGATCGCCATGGCGAATGACGAGGCCGTGGGCTTAGGCATTCGTCGTGGGCAAAGCCTTGCCGCCGCCCGTGCCCTATGTCCCGCGCTTGAGGTCAAACCGCGCGACACGGATGCGGAAGCGCGCCTGCTTGGTGAACTGGCGGCCTGGTGCTACCAGTTCAGCGGCCACGTGAGTCTGGTGCCGCCGCACGCGATCCTGATGGAAGTCGGTGCAAGCCTCCGCTTGTTCGACGGGTGGCCCGTGCTGGCCGAGCGCCTGCGCCAGGGCCTGCTCGAACAAGGCCATGCCCACACGCTGGCGGTGACGCCGTTCGCCGCGGCCTCGTGGGTGTTCGCTGCCAGTGCCGACGGCATGGTGCTGCCCGAACGCGAAGGCGTGCGTCGCATGTTGGAAGCCCTGCCGCTGAAACAGAGTGGCCTGCCCACGGCCACGGTGAGTTCACTGCAGGCGATGGGTTTTCGTCGGCTGGAAGACGTCTTCCGTCTGCCGCGCCCCGAACTCACCCGGCGCATTGGCCGCGAGGGCGTGAACTGGCTCGACCGCATCCGCGGACAAGCCGCAGATGCCCTGCCCGCCTGGCATCCTCCAGCGAACTTCCAACAGAAGATCGAATTCGATGGCGAACTGGATGGCAGCCAGCCATTGTTGTTTCCCTTGCGTCGTCTTACTCGCTCGCTGGCCAACCTGCTCGCCGCGCGCGATGGCGGCGTGCAACGTTTCACGCTGACGCTCGAACACGCGCGCGACGAAGCGACACGCGTGGTGGTCGCCATGGCGACCCCGCAACGCGATGCCGAGCGTCTGTTCGAGTTGGCGCGCACGCGATTGGAACGGACTTCCTTGCCGGCACCCGCGCGCGCGATCGAACTGGATGCCGAGGAACTGCCGATATTCCGGCCGCCGCTGCGCGACCTGTTCGAGCCCGTTCGCGGCGATGGCCTGGATTGGCCCACGCTCGACGAGCGTCTACGTGCGCGCCTGGGCGATGCCGCCCTGCGCCAGATCGCGCTGGTAGCCGATCACCGCCCCGAACGTGCATGGCGTCACGGCACGCCCACGGGGGCGGTATCGCCACCGCGTGCGCGGCGACCGCTCTGGCTGCTTCCGCGACCGTTGCCGTTGCGCCCGAACCCGACTGCCGTGCTTGCCGGCCCCGAGCGCATCGAGAGCGGCTGGTGGGACGGCGGGGACACCCGCCGCGACTACTACATCGTGCGCACCGTCGAAGGCCAGCAAGCGTGGGCCTACCTTCCCGTGGGCACGCTCGACGGCTGGATGCTGCACGGCTGGTTTGCCTGA
- the imuA gene encoding translesion DNA synthesis-associated protein ImuA has protein sequence MNAIVSPNLAQVLDHPGIWRRSADRQPRVRALSTGWTSLDAKLPGGGWPQGALSEILFEHDGLGELDLVMPALAALTQEHRRVIFVAPPYVPYAPALAAAGVDLRFLHEIKAGSTEAAWSMEQCLRSGCCGAVVGWFQDIDYRSLRRLQLAAETGDACAMIFRSATHAAQNSPAALRLKVSNSDEATYVDVLKSRGLLTTTAPLLRMRA, from the coding sequence ATGAACGCCATCGTCTCCCCGAATCTTGCCCAGGTGCTCGACCATCCCGGTATCTGGCGTCGGTCCGCCGACCGTCAGCCGCGCGTTCGCGCGCTGTCCACGGGCTGGACCTCGCTGGACGCAAAGCTCCCCGGCGGCGGCTGGCCGCAGGGCGCGCTGAGCGAGATCCTGTTCGAGCACGACGGCCTGGGCGAACTGGACCTGGTGATGCCCGCGCTGGCGGCGCTCACGCAGGAACATCGACGGGTGATCTTCGTCGCGCCGCCTTACGTGCCCTACGCACCCGCGCTCGCGGCCGCAGGGGTAGACCTGCGCTTCCTGCACGAGATCAAGGCCGGTAGCACCGAGGCCGCCTGGAGCATGGAGCAATGCCTGCGCTCCGGTTGCTGCGGCGCCGTGGTCGGCTGGTTCCAGGACATCGACTACCGCAGCCTGCGTCGCCTGCAGTTGGCCGCCGAAACCGGCGATGCCTGCGCGATGATCTTCCGCTCGGCGACCCATGCCGCGCAGAACAGTCCCGCGGCGCTCCGCCTGAAGGTCAGCAACAGCGACGAGGCCACCTATGTGGACGTGCTCAAGTCGCGTGGTCTGCTGACCACCACCGCTCCGCTGCTGCGCATGCGGGCCTGA
- the lexA gene encoding transcriptional repressor LexA, with product MSTPTLTERQQNTLAFLREYLQAQGMPPTLREIADALGFSSHSSAQACVESLVRKGVLERSPQHRGLRLPAGSDLRRALAANDLPLVGRVAAGSPILAEENIESQLEVDPALFHPRADYLLRVVGMSMRDAGILDGDLLAVHKTATANDGQIVVARLDDEVTVKRLKHERDRLLLLPENPDFAPIEVDPRRHAFAIEGRYVGIIRRT from the coding sequence ATGTCGACACCTACCCTCACCGAGCGTCAGCAAAACACCCTCGCGTTCCTGCGTGAATACCTGCAGGCCCAGGGCATGCCGCCTACGCTGCGGGAAATTGCCGACGCCCTGGGCTTCTCCAGCCACAGCTCGGCGCAGGCATGCGTCGAGTCGCTGGTCCGCAAGGGCGTGCTCGAGCGTTCCCCCCAGCACCGTGGCCTGCGCCTGCCGGCGGGCAGCGACCTCCGTCGCGCCCTCGCCGCCAACGACCTGCCGCTGGTCGGCCGGGTCGCTGCGGGCTCGCCGATCCTCGCCGAGGAAAACATCGAGTCGCAGCTCGAGGTCGACCCTGCCCTGTTCCATCCGCGTGCCGACTATCTTCTTCGCGTGGTGGGCATGAGCATGCGCGATGCCGGCATCCTCGACGGCGATCTGCTCGCCGTCCACAAGACGGCCACCGCGAACGACGGCCAGATCGTCGTCGCCCGCCTCGATGACGAAGTCACCGTAAAGCGGTTGAAGCACGAGCGCGACCGTCTGCTGTTGCTTCCCGAGAATCCCGACTTCGCACCGATCGAAGTCGATCCACGTCGCCATGCGTTCGCCATCGAAGGGCGCTACGTCGGCATCATCCGCAGGACCTGA
- a CDS encoding MFS transporter, whose translation MHPARATRLIFLLSGIGMASWAPMVPYAKARLGLDDAMLGLVLLCMGCGAVAAMPLAGFLSNRYGNRDVICISALLVCVALPLLTVVPNVYALGAALLFFGASLGVVDVAMNAHAVDVEKHAGRPMMSGFHGLFSVGGLVGSAGMAGLLKVGAPLTGSALAVSAALLVIVLTQWRHFLVRLDDDGQTHSIFRLPSASVFLLGFLCLVVFLAEGAMLDWSAVFLRFSRGFDPSLAGLGYAAFSVAMASGRLLGDRITASLGPVSIVRFGAFVAALGFFLATLLPWGPTALLGFVLVGLGASNIVPVLFSAAGRQPNTSPGIAIAAVTSLGYAGMLAGPAVIGFVAHLSSLSIALCGVAVLLIVVSCCASIARR comes from the coding sequence ATGCATCCCGCCAGAGCGACCCGGCTCATCTTTCTTCTTTCCGGCATCGGCATGGCCAGTTGGGCGCCGATGGTGCCGTACGCGAAAGCCCGGCTCGGCCTGGACGACGCCATGCTGGGCCTCGTGTTGTTGTGTATGGGTTGCGGTGCCGTGGCGGCGATGCCGCTGGCGGGTTTTCTCAGCAACCGCTACGGCAATCGTGACGTCATCTGCATCAGCGCGTTGCTGGTCTGCGTGGCCTTGCCGCTGCTGACCGTCGTGCCCAATGTCTATGCGCTGGGTGCCGCGCTGCTGTTCTTCGGCGCGTCGTTGGGCGTGGTGGACGTGGCCATGAACGCGCATGCGGTGGACGTGGAGAAGCATGCGGGCAGACCCATGATGTCCGGCTTCCACGGTCTTTTCAGCGTGGGTGGTCTGGTCGGTTCCGCGGGCATGGCGGGCTTGCTGAAGGTCGGTGCGCCGCTCACCGGCAGTGCGCTCGCGGTGTCTGCCGCTCTGCTGGTCATCGTGCTGACCCAGTGGCGGCATTTCCTCGTGCGCCTCGACGACGACGGTCAGACGCATTCGATCTTCCGGTTGCCGTCGGCGTCGGTGTTCCTGCTGGGCTTCCTCTGTCTCGTGGTGTTTCTTGCGGAAGGCGCGATGCTCGACTGGAGCGCCGTGTTCCTGCGCTTCTCGCGCGGCTTCGATCCTTCGCTGGCGGGGCTCGGCTATGCCGCCTTCTCCGTGGCGATGGCCAGCGGTCGCCTGCTTGGCGATCGCATCACCGCTTCGCTCGGACCCGTGTCGATCGTCCGCTTCGGTGCCTTCGTCGCTGCACTGGGCTTCTTCCTCGCCACCCTCCTGCCGTGGGGGCCGACGGCGCTGCTGGGCTTCGTACTGGTTGGCCTGGGCGCATCCAACATCGTGCCGGTGCTGTTCAGCGCCGCGGGGCGACAGCCCAACACCTCGCCCGGCATCGCCATCGCCGCGGTGACCTCACTCGGCTACGCGGGCATGCTCGCCGGCCCGGCGGTCATTGGTTTCGTCGCTCATCTCAGCAGCCTGTCCATCGCCCTGTGTGGCGTGGCGGTGCTGCTCATCGTCGTCTCGTGCTGCGCGTCCATCGCGCGGCGTTGA
- a CDS encoding HAD family hydrolase, translating into MHSKRDVVIFDFGGVLIDWNPRYLYRKLFGDDEEAMETFLAEVTTPEWNLQQDAGRSWDEAVRLLTEQHPTKAELIAAYQHRWEETLGGSIDDSLRILRELKEAGHPLYGLTNWSHETFPFARERFDFLTLFDGIVVSGEEGMIKPDPKLYRTLLDRYDIDPTRAVFIDDNKTNVEAADALGIHGIHFHTPEQLRADLVELGFLAQ; encoded by the coding sequence ATGCACAGCAAGCGCGATGTGGTCATCTTCGATTTCGGCGGCGTGCTGATCGATTGGAATCCGCGTTATCTCTATCGGAAGTTGTTCGGCGACGATGAGGAAGCAATGGAAACCTTTCTCGCGGAGGTGACCACGCCGGAATGGAACCTGCAGCAGGATGCCGGGCGTTCGTGGGACGAAGCGGTCCGCCTGCTCACCGAGCAACACCCGACCAAGGCGGAACTCATCGCCGCGTACCAGCATCGCTGGGAGGAGACGCTCGGCGGTTCGATCGACGACAGCCTGCGCATCCTGCGCGAACTGAAAGAGGCGGGGCACCCTCTGTACGGACTCACCAACTGGTCGCACGAAACATTCCCGTTTGCACGCGAGCGGTTCGATTTCCTCACCTTGTTCGACGGCATCGTCGTGTCGGGTGAGGAGGGCATGATCAAACCCGATCCGAAACTCTATCGAACCCTGCTCGATCGCTACGACATCGATCCCACGCGTGCCGTATTCATCGATGACAACAAGACGAACGTAGAGGCCGCCGACGCTCTGGGCATCCATGGCATCCACTTCCATACGCCGGAGCAGTTGCGCGCTGACCTGGTGGAACTCGGTTTCCTGGCGCAGTGA
- a CDS encoding DeoR/GlpR family DNA-binding transcription regulator, translating to MNVPLDTTLPRERQQRILDRLNREGRVVAADLAQEFRVSEDSIRRDLRDLASQGLCRRVYGGALLVQHVAPLGERHQERAELKRALAHVAAELVGEGQILFIDAGSTNTALAKALPDHRDLTVVTNAPDVATAVLGRPGFEVILLGGRLDPRIGGAIGSRTVRQAQDIRADLCFPGVCAIDPQRGLWTIDEEETVFKQAIIEASGETVAIATPDKLVASATHHTAPITGIAHLVVAPDTDLAMVARYRDAGVAVHM from the coding sequence GTGAACGTTCCGCTCGACACGACACTGCCGCGCGAGCGGCAGCAACGGATTCTCGATCGGCTCAACCGCGAGGGGCGCGTCGTCGCGGCCGACCTGGCTCAGGAATTTCGGGTTTCGGAAGATTCCATTCGCCGTGACCTGCGCGATCTCGCATCTCAGGGGCTGTGTCGCCGCGTCTATGGCGGCGCACTGCTTGTTCAGCACGTGGCGCCGCTGGGCGAGCGCCATCAGGAGCGGGCAGAATTGAAGCGGGCCTTGGCCCATGTCGCCGCTGAGCTGGTCGGGGAGGGGCAGATCCTCTTCATCGATGCGGGTTCGACCAATACCGCACTGGCAAAGGCGTTGCCGGACCATCGCGATCTCACCGTCGTGACGAATGCACCTGATGTCGCGACGGCGGTGCTGGGGCGGCCGGGTTTCGAAGTGATTCTTCTCGGCGGGCGACTGGACCCACGTATCGGCGGCGCCATCGGTTCGCGCACGGTGCGCCAGGCACAGGACATCCGCGCCGACCTGTGTTTTCCCGGCGTCTGCGCCATCGATCCGCAACGCGGACTATGGACGATCGACGAGGAGGAAACGGTGTTCAAGCAGGCGATCATCGAAGCCAGCGGCGAAACCGTGGCGATCGCCACGCCCGACAAGCTGGTGGCCTCGGCCACCCATCACACGGCGCCGATTACCGGTATCGCCCATCTGGTAGTGGCGCCCGATACCGATCTCGCGATGGTAGCTCGCTATCGCGACGCTGGTGTGGCCGTGCATATGTAA
- the ppsA gene encoding phosphoenolpyruvate synthase, with protein MSDLVLWLDALRMTDLGKVGGKNASLGEMIGNLAKLGVSVPGGFATTADAFQTYLEKSGLAKRIAERLATLDVDDVDELVRGGKEIRGWIVDTALPADLEQAIRDAYVKLCKDAGATDIAVAVRSSATAEDLPDASFAGQQETFLNVVGIDDVLHKVKEVFASLYNDRAIAYRVHQGFKHEDVFLSAGVQLMVRSDVGASGVLFTLDTESGFRDVVFVTGSYGLGEMVVQGAVNPDEFYVFKPTLREGKPAVLRRSLGAKQQRMVYSDQPGERVRIEETPVADRHRFCVTDADVEELSRQALIIEKHYGRPMDIEWAKDGNTGKLYIVQARPETVKSRSHATTLERFQLGEKGKVLTEGRAIGQKIGAGKARVIRSLADMNKVQPGDVLVADMTDPDWEPVMKRAAAIVTNRGGRTCHAAIIARELGVPAVVGCGNALDTIPDGADVTVSCAEGDTGTIYEGVLKFERITADLGAMPEAPLKIMMNVANPERAFDFGMLPNAGIGLARLEMIIASHIGVHPKALLEYAKQDAETKARIDARIAGYKDPVSFYVDRLAEGIATIAASVYPKPVIVRLSDFKSNEYAGLLGGSRYEPHEENPMIGYRGASRYVDQGFAESFGLECKAVKYVRETMGLTNVWVMIPFVRTLDEGRKVIEVLRGNGLVQGEHDLKVIMMCEVPSNALLADEFLDIFDGFSIGSNDLTQLTLGLDRDSSIVAHLFDERDPSVKKLLAMAISTAREKGKYVGICGQGPSDHPDLAEWLMEQGIESMSLNPDTVVDTWLRLAKKKAG; from the coding sequence TTGAGCGACCTGGTACTTTGGCTCGACGCGCTACGCATGACCGACCTGGGCAAGGTGGGCGGCAAGAACGCCTCCCTTGGCGAGATGATCGGCAACCTGGCGAAACTGGGGGTTTCGGTGCCGGGCGGATTCGCCACCACGGCCGATGCCTTCCAGACCTATCTTGAGAAGAGCGGGCTGGCCAAGCGCATCGCCGAACGCCTCGCCACCCTAGACGTGGACGACGTGGACGAACTCGTCCGCGGTGGCAAGGAGATCCGCGGCTGGATCGTCGACACCGCCCTGCCCGCCGATCTCGAACAGGCCATTCGCGACGCCTACGTCAAGCTCTGCAAAGACGCCGGCGCCACCGACATCGCGGTGGCCGTTCGTTCCTCCGCCACAGCCGAGGACCTGCCGGACGCCTCGTTCGCCGGGCAGCAGGAAACCTTCCTCAACGTCGTCGGCATCGACGACGTGCTGCACAAGGTGAAGGAAGTCTTCGCCTCGCTCTACAACGACCGTGCCATTGCCTACCGCGTACACCAGGGGTTCAAGCACGAGGACGTGTTCCTCTCCGCGGGCGTGCAGCTCATGGTCCGCTCCGACGTCGGCGCGTCGGGCGTGCTGTTCACCCTCGACACCGAGTCGGGCTTCCGCGACGTCGTCTTCGTCACCGGTTCGTACGGCCTTGGCGAAATGGTCGTGCAGGGTGCCGTGAACCCGGACGAGTTCTACGTCTTCAAACCGACCCTGCGCGAAGGCAAGCCGGCCGTGCTGCGCCGCAGCCTCGGCGCGAAGCAGCAGCGCATGGTCTATTCCGATCAGCCGGGCGAGCGCGTGCGCATCGAAGAAACGCCGGTCGCCGATCGCCACCGTTTCTGCGTCACCGACGCGGACGTCGAGGAACTGTCGCGCCAGGCGCTCATCATCGAGAAGCACTACGGCCGCCCGATGGACATCGAGTGGGCGAAGGACGGCAACACCGGCAAGCTTTACATCGTGCAGGCTCGTCCGGAAACGGTGAAGTCGCGCTCCCATGCCACCACGCTGGAACGCTTCCAACTGGGCGAAAAGGGCAAGGTGCTCACCGAAGGCCGTGCCATCGGCCAGAAGATCGGCGCTGGCAAGGCGCGCGTGATCCGTTCGCTCGCCGACATGAACAAGGTGCAGCCCGGCGACGTGCTGGTCGCCGACATGACCGACCCCGATTGGGAGCCGGTGATGAAGCGTGCCGCCGCCATCGTCACCAATCGCGGCGGTCGCACCTGCCACGCGGCGATCATCGCCCGTGAGCTGGGTGTGCCGGCGGTGGTGGGCTGCGGCAATGCGTTGGATACGATTCCCGATGGCGCCGACGTCACCGTGTCCTGCGCCGAAGGCGACACCGGCACGATCTACGAGGGCGTGCTGAAATTCGAGCGCATCACGGCCGACCTGGGCGCCATGCCCGAAGCGCCGCTGAAGATCATGATGAACGTGGCCAACCCGGAGCGCGCGTTCGACTTCGGCATGCTGCCGAACGCCGGCATCGGCCTGGCCCGCCTCGAAATGATCATCGCCAGCCACATCGGCGTGCATCCGAAGGCACTGCTGGAATACGCGAAGCAGGATGCGGAAACGAAGGCACGCATCGATGCACGGATCGCCGGCTACAAAGATCCCGTGTCGTTCTACGTGGATCGTCTTGCCGAAGGCATCGCCACCATCGCCGCCTCGGTGTATCCGAAGCCGGTAATCGTGCGCCTGTCCGACTTCAAGTCGAACGAATACGCCGGCCTGCTCGGTGGCTCGCGTTACGAGCCGCACGAGGAAAACCCGATGATCGGCTACCGCGGCGCCAGCCGCTATGTCGATCAGGGCTTTGCCGAGTCGTTCGGTCTCGAATGCAAGGCGGTGAAGTACGTGCGCGAGACGATGGGCCTCACCAACGTCTGGGTAATGATCCCGTTCGTGCGTACGCTCGACGAAGGCCGCAAGGTGATCGAAGTGCTGCGCGGGAACGGCCTGGTGCAGGGCGAGCACGATCTCAAGGTCATCATGATGTGCGAGGTGCCGTCCAACGCCCTGCTGGCGGATGAGTTCCTCGACATCTTCGACGGCTTCTCCATCGGCTCGAACGATCTCACCCAGCTCACTCTCGGCCTCGATCGCGATTCCAGCATCGTCGCCCACCTGTTCGACGAGCGCGATCCGTCGGTCAAGAAGCTGCTTGCGATGGCGATCAGCACCGCACGCGAAAAGGGCAAATACGTGGGCATCTGCGGCCAGGGCCCATCCGACCATCCGGATCTTGCCGAGTGGTTGATGGAGCAAGGCATCGAATCGATGTCGCTGAATCCCGATACCGTGGTCGATACCTGGTTGCGGCTGGCGAAGAAAAAGGCGGGTTGA
- the ppsR gene encoding posphoenolpyruvate synthetase regulatory kinase/phosphorylase PpsR, with the protein MRRTVFFISDSTGITAETIGNSMLAQFEGVQFDTHRLPFIDNPAKAEAASLRIKTKYAQDGQRPIVVNTMTSRSLCDIVAGSGALMLDVFAPFIEPLEAELGAKQSGAVNRSHGLVDFERYEARIEATNYALAHDDGLDVDYNQADVVLVGVSRSGKTPTCLYMALHYGVCAANYPLTDDDLDKLELPTRLRPYRSRLFGLTIDPVRLAQIREQRRPGSRYATLKQCRWELEQADRLMRRENIPVLNTTHTSIEEISSKIFEYLGIERHMY; encoded by the coding sequence ATGCGCCGCACCGTGTTCTTCATCTCCGATTCGACCGGCATCACGGCCGAGACCATCGGCAACAGCATGCTCGCTCAGTTCGAGGGGGTCCAGTTCGACACCCACCGGTTGCCCTTTATCGACAACCCGGCGAAGGCCGAGGCGGCGTCGCTGCGCATCAAGACCAAGTACGCCCAGGACGGTCAGCGGCCCATTGTGGTCAATACGATGACGTCGCGAAGCCTCTGCGACATCGTGGCCGGCAGCGGTGCGTTGATGCTCGACGTGTTCGCCCCCTTCATCGAGCCTCTGGAGGCCGAACTGGGCGCGAAGCAATCCGGCGCTGTGAACCGGTCCCACGGCCTGGTGGATTTTGAACGTTACGAGGCCCGCATCGAGGCCACGAACTACGCCCTGGCGCACGACGACGGCCTGGACGTGGATTACAACCAGGCCGACGTGGTGCTGGTCGGGGTGTCCCGTTCGGGCAAGACCCCCACCTGCCTCTACATGGCCTTGCATTACGGGGTGTGTGCCGCCAACTATCCGCTCACGGACGACGACCTCGACAAGCTGGAACTGCCGACCCGCCTCCGCCCTTACCGCAGCCGGCTGTTCGGCCTGACCATCGATCCGGTCCGCCTGGCACAGATCCGCGAGCAGCGCCGCCCCGGCAGCCGCTACGCCACATTGAAGCAATGCCGCTGGGAACTGGAACAGGCCGATCGCCTGATGCGCCGGGAGAACATCCCCGTCCTCAACACCACGCACACCTCGATCGAGGAAATCTCCAGCAAGATCTTCGAGTACCTCGGTATCGAGCGCCACATGTATTAG
- a CDS encoding DUF1249 domain-containing protein yields the protein MTAVIDRPTALIPGRFEFLMGLYAENYHRLARLFAPQRLAPGRYVSDVDDGLKVMLDVQEKHPYTLELELTYDFLDEATGQPSPSAQLRMYTDAHVAEAMHCHPGRKLWQVLGPFPPADTVLQHRLRMNGFLSRWLEYLAEQGHSIGTLERVDG from the coding sequence ATGACCGCCGTCATCGACCGCCCAACTGCGCTGATCCCGGGACGTTTCGAGTTCCTGATGGGTCTGTACGCGGAAAACTACCACCGGCTGGCACGGCTGTTCGCGCCGCAGCGGCTGGCGCCGGGCCGCTACGTCTCGGATGTGGACGATGGCCTCAAGGTGATGCTCGACGTGCAGGAAAAACACCCGTACACGCTCGAACTCGAACTCACCTACGACTTCCTCGACGAGGCCACCGGGCAACCATCACCCTCGGCGCAGCTACGCATGTATACGGATGCACACGTCGCCGAGGCCATGCATTGCCATCCCGGCCGCAAGCTCTGGCAGGTGCTGGGGCCGTTCCCGCCTGCGGACACGGTGCTGCAGCATCGCCTGCGCATGAACGGGTTTCTGAGCCGTTGGCTCGAATATCTGGCGGAGCAGGGGCATTCGATCGGGACGCTGGAGCGGGTAGATGGGTAA